The DNA window CGAACTGGCCCGGCTGGTCGACCGGCTGCTCACCTCGGCCACCGACCAGCGCCCCGGCGAGCCGCCCGCGCCGTTCGACCTCGGGGACGCGCTGCGGTCGGCCGTCGCCGACCTGCCCGCCGACCTTCGCCGCCGGATCGTCCTCGACGTGCCCGCCGACCTGCCCAGGGCGCTCGGGGACCGGCAGAGCATCGCCACCGTGCTGATCGAGCTGGGCACCAACGCCGACAAGTACTCCCCGCCGGACTCCCCGATCGAGCTCGCCGCCACGATCACCGGACAGTACGTCTCGTTCCGGGTCAGCGACCGGGGGATCGGCATCCGACCGGAGCACGTCGAGCGGGCGTTCGAACGGTTCTGGCAGGGGGAGACCGGCGGCCGGCGCGGCTACCCGGGCGCCGGTCTCGGCCTGTACCTCGTCCGCCGGATCGTCGAACAGCAGAATGGATGGGTGTCGCTCCGGCCGAGGCCCGGTGGCGGTACGGTCGCAGAGGTGCGGCTGCCGTGCCGGTGACCGCCGGCGAGCAGGGCGACTCCGCGCGGGCGAGATAGGAGCGGCGGTGGCGACAGGGCCGGTCGAGCGTTCGTGGTGCGTCGTCGTGCCGCACCACGCCACCGGTGCGCGGCTTGCCCGGCACCGGCTCGCCCGCGAGCTGGCCGGCCTGGTCCCCCCGGTCCTGCTGGCCGACCTGGTGGCCGTCCTGGCCGAGCTGGTCGGCAACGCGGTCCGGCACGCCGACCCGCTTCCCGGCGGGGTGGTCCGGGTGGCCTGGCGGCTGCGCCCGGTGTCCGGCGGGCAGGCGGTCCAGCTCCGGGTCACCGACGGCGGGGCGGCGGCCGGTCCCCGGCTGCGGGCCACGGACCCGGACGCCGCCGACGGCAGGGGCCTGCACATCGTCGCCGGCCTGGCCAGCCGGTGGGGTGTCGACCGGGACGGGCTGGGCCAGAGCGTCTGGGCGGAGTTCGACGCCGCCCACGCCGGCCAGCCGGACCTGGTCGTCGCGGGCTGACCGGCGATCGTTGGCCGGAAAGCGTATCGTCCCCACGCCGTCCGGCTTCGGCCTCTAGGCTGTCTCGCCGTGAGCAAGCGTCGAAAGAGCCAGCGGGCCGCCGAAGCCACTCCCAAGCGGGAGAAGGTGCGTGATGTCTTCGTGCCCCGCCCGTTCGAGGGGTTGACCGACGAGCCCGAGTGGATCGCCCTGCGCGAGCTGGTCCCGGCGGCGTCCGCGCCGCTGCGGCTCGCCCCCGCGCTGGTCGAGGAGTACGGCGACCGGCAGGTGACCCTGGCGACCGTGCTGCCGATGGCCGCCCCGGCGATGATCAAGCCGGACGGGCAGGTGTTCGTCGGGCTCCAGCGCCACCAGCAGTCCGGCGACGTCTCCCGGGACCTGGCCGACGCCCTGATCTGCGCGCTGCGTACCGAGCCGGGCAGGTCGGTGTCCGTGCCGCCGCTGCCGGGGCCCGGCCCCCGGCTCCAGGACATCCTGGTGGACGGGCCGCTGGAGATCACGATGCACGACGGGTTCGAGTTCTGGCTGGACCCGGGCGCCGCCGACGACGCGACCGTCCAGGCGTCGCTGGAGCGGGCCAACGCCGCGATCTACCCGACCGTACGGCTCGCCGCCGCCCGCGCCGCGTACTGGTGCCAGGTGCCCGAGAAGGCGCACGTGCGCTGGGTGCTCCCCGACGACGAGGACGCCGCACTGGACGCGCTGGCCCGGCTGAGCGCGGCCGGCACGCTGACCCTGGGCGCCGACACCCGCTTCGCCGGCATGTTCCGCGCGCACGGCCGCCTGGCACCGGTCTGGGACCTGCCCGAGGACGTGCCTGCCGCCGACTGGGAGGAGCCGGTGACGGAGTTCGCCAAGCGGTACGCCGAGGCGCTGGAGGACAGGGAGCCGCTGGACGCGGCTGCCCGGCGGGCACGGCAGGGGCTGCTCGGTCGGCAGCTCACCCTCCGCTGACCCGCTCCCGTCAGGAGGGCCTCCTGATGGCGCCAGGCGCCAGGAGGGGGCCCTCCTCACCGCTTCAGCGGCTCGCGGACCAGCGGGCAGGACATGCACCGGGGGCCGCCGCGGCCGGAGCCCAGCTCGGAGCCGGCGATCGGGATGACCTCGATGCCCGCCCGCTCCAGCTGGGCGTTGGTCTGGGTGTTGCGCTCGTACCCGACGCAGAGTCGGGGGGCGAGGGCGAGGGTGTTGTTGCCGTCGTCCCACTGTTCCCGCTCGGCGGTCACCGGGTCGAGGCCGGTGTCGATGACGCGGAGCCGGTCGAGGTCCATCGCGTCGGCTGCGGCGCGCAGGAACGGCGCGGGCCCGTCCACCTGGGGCTCGCCGTCCGGGTCGGCGATCATCGTGTACGCGGACAGCGTGTTCGCGATGTTCGGGTACATCAGCACGGCGTCGACGTCGACCATGGTGCAGACCGTGTCGAGGTGCATGGTGGCCCGCTCCTGGGCGATCGGCACCACGAGGATCGTGTGCGCCAGCCCGGCGGCGAAGACCTGCCGGGCGAGGCGCTCCGCCCCGGCGGGGGTCGTCCGCTCGCCCACCCCGACCGCCAGCACGCCGGGGGCGAGCAGCAGCACGTCCCCGCCCTCCAGGTGCTCCAGCTCCGGCCCGTAGACGAACTCGGTGCCGGCGAAGCGCGGATGATACCGGTAGATGGCGTGGGTGATGGTGCTCTCCCGGCGGCGGGCGGGCATGGCCAGGCTGGTCACCCCGACCCGGTCGCCGATCCACAGTGCGGAGTCGCGCGTGAACAGCAGGTTGGGCAACGGGTCGATGACGAAGTCGTGCCGGTCCATCAGGGCGTAGACCAGCCCGCCGGGCCGCTCCTGGCTGACCCGCAGCTCCTCGTGCGCGAGGCCGGCGATGAGCACGCCGGCCAGGGCGACCGGGTCGAGGTAGCTGAGGTGGTCGGCGACCCGGCGACGCAGGGCGTCGCCGAGCCGGGGCGAGCGCAGCACCTGCTCGGTCAGCTCGGCGCGGGCCTCGGTGACGGCGAGGGTCTCGGCGAGCAGGGTGGCGAGGTACAGCACCTCCACCCCGCGTTCGCGCAGCGCCGCGGCGAACGCGTCGTGCTCCTCCTGCGCGCGCCCCACCCATGGGATAGCGTCAAAGAGCAAGGAGTCGTTGTTCCGGGGGGTGAGTCGGGCCAGCTCCGGGCCCGGCCGGTGCAGCAGCACCGTGCCGAGTCTGCCGACCTCGCTGTCCACGTAGTGGGTCACCCGCCCAAGCGTAGGGCAGGGATTGGCGGCATCCGGTAAAACCTCTGTGGATGAATATGGCATTCATCCACACTCACTCCGACCCTCCGACTTGCCGGGCACCCGGTCTGTCAACGTAGGGTAGTGAGAGGATAACTTCGAGGGACCTTTTGCCGGAGGTCGCGATGACTGTCTTTCCCGCACGCCGCGTCGCACCCACCGCTCGGGCACTGCCGCCCATAGCGGTGCCGCAGCCCCGGGCCGAGGCGCCGGGGGCGCTGGAGCCCGTACGCCCGAACCCACTGGAGTGGGCTCGCCGCCGGCGCGCCGAGCGGGGCGCCCGCCGGTTGGAGGCGGCCGGGGCGCGGGCGCTCAGCCGCCTCGACCACCTCGGGCCGGCCTGGCACATCATCGAGTGGCCCCGCACCGACGCCGTGGAGCTCCTCCTCGACCAGACCCAGGACGACCGGGCGGGCTTCCTCGCCATCGGCCCCAGCGGGCTGTACGCGGTGACGATCGCCGACCACGGCAGAGCCCGTGTGCTGGTGGCTGGCGACGTCGTCCAGATCAACGGCAAACGACCGGCCTATGTGGCCGAGGCCCGAAGGGACGCCAAGCGAGCGGCCAAGGCCCTGTCCGACGCGGTGGGGCTGCCGATCCCGGTGGCGCCGGTGCTGACCTTCGTCGGCTCCGGCGTCATCAGTGTGTACGGCCTGCCGAAGGACTGCCTGATGGCCACCCACCGCGAGCTGGACCGCCTGCTCGTGGCCGGTGGCAACCGGATCAGCCCCACGACGGCCGAGAAGCTCGCCCGGGTGGCGCAGCACCCCTCCACCTGGATGAACGGCACGTACCGTCCAGCGGGCGACTACCGGTGGTACGACGCGGGCCGAACGGCGGCTGACAAGCCGGCCAACCGCCGGTAACGTCTCCGGCGACGCCACGCGTTCCGGTCAGTACCCAGAGCATCAACCGGCCCGCGCCGT is part of the Micromonospora olivasterospora genome and encodes:
- a CDS encoding DUF5926 family protein, coding for MSKRRKSQRAAEATPKREKVRDVFVPRPFEGLTDEPEWIALRELVPAASAPLRLAPALVEEYGDRQVTLATVLPMAAPAMIKPDGQVFVGLQRHQQSGDVSRDLADALICALRTEPGRSVSVPPLPGPGPRLQDILVDGPLEITMHDGFEFWLDPGAADDATVQASLERANAAIYPTVRLAAARAAYWCQVPEKAHVRWVLPDDEDAALDALARLSAAGTLTLGADTRFAGMFRAHGRLAPVWDLPEDVPAADWEEPVTEFAKRYAEALEDREPLDAAARRARQGLLGRQLTLR
- a CDS encoding ATP-binding protein; this translates as MATGPVERSWCVVVPHHATGARLARHRLARELAGLVPPVLLADLVAVLAELVGNAVRHADPLPGGVVRVAWRLRPVSGGQAVQLRVTDGGAAAGPRLRATDPDAADGRGLHIVAGLASRWGVDRDGLGQSVWAEFDAAHAGQPDLVVAG
- a CDS encoding arginine deiminase encodes the protein MTHYVDSEVGRLGTVLLHRPGPELARLTPRNNDSLLFDAIPWVGRAQEEHDAFAAALRERGVEVLYLATLLAETLAVTEARAELTEQVLRSPRLGDALRRRVADHLSYLDPVALAGVLIAGLAHEELRVSQERPGGLVYALMDRHDFVIDPLPNLLFTRDSALWIGDRVGVTSLAMPARRRESTITHAIYRYHPRFAGTEFVYGPELEHLEGGDVLLLAPGVLAVGVGERTTPAGAERLARQVFAAGLAHTILVVPIAQERATMHLDTVCTMVDVDAVLMYPNIANTLSAYTMIADPDGEPQVDGPAPFLRAAADAMDLDRLRVIDTGLDPVTAEREQWDDGNNTLALAPRLCVGYERNTQTNAQLERAGIEVIPIAGSELGSGRGGPRCMSCPLVREPLKR